In Leishmania panamensis strain MHOM/PA/94/PSC-1 chromosome 18 sequence, the following proteins share a genomic window:
- a CDS encoding hypothetical protein (TriTrypDB/GeneDB-style sysID: LpmP.18.1420) has product MPETEEERRRRKERKRQDMARKAAEAERQGASTSVEAPPLSKTPSQMAATASTAISNAAPTAPSGDTQVARSETEEERRIRKEKKRAQREAQKPQETAAAATAASAPPITEATSPKTKPSKEERRAAREKDRRRKDNAVGDGNGKPIVKVSPADDEDAALLHAIEAENEAVVAQSVTSSRNFAVAELKQAMEEKERKRLESVEERALRKRAEREERRRLRHAVAAAAGTAEGKTCDDEVGASATGAAGQVGPSPVTAFDPSELQRQAYRAQFQKDLARATALRRMVDFDSSGGVVLDLAPQSAYDLYIRDFGQGGREQVGVQAPPEEERLDASTQAERGKLRVRGTQAPDDLGLCPEEEAERQFFQLRRKAMLRSGKDGGGAVAAGDGEDEADGEEGGEVADKPAAGAVGKKTRLVDAALLERFLTSTLPVMIAVLDENSTTPPGAAVAAAAASVEGSKPKASTSFSSSYTTFCWRGTRNRPVVQVLVNPSNPRQLIALHGAIDETGPSPRLDTFLSVLLLWSVHDAATPERVLVSCSAVTCMCASPSRPHLLYGGTAEGSVCTWNLLEPDRLHLSAGRYERVVFHLPSYNTGWQVGGHAAPVRQVCVAGYNTTAPATRKEGQYEQLVSMDDTGAMCYWALTEKRDPLEMNSGGPGAAAAASLSLHDSDYGLHPGSGVSLHLSKGSTAATAAASAEVQQQDEDGDTAVTYSASVVGGFDFLPSDRSQCILTAPHGVVRCSRIGGIASPSLYGPSCSTSHLPYALASREHFNCVKAVAVPCCLQYSVLDPRWFVVGYEDGTVRLYLHHKAAPQVTVEVGNNPIVAVRCSGAIPWVVWALDESGELHLIDFAYHRRQTPRLSHTLTQPDTGLCTCIDLSSKSEKADQHFLVAGFEKGMVQVHSVDVEKLRVAHSERDEQWI; this is encoded by the coding sequence ATGccggagacggaggaggagcgccggcggaggaaggagaggaaaaggcagGATATGGCCCGTAAGGCtgccgaggcagagaggcaaGGGGCGTCGACTTCGGTAGAGGCGCCTCCGCTATCGAAGACCCCTTCACAAatggcggcaacggcgagcACCGCCATCAGCAACGCCGCCCCCACAGCCCCCTCTGGCGATACGCAGGTTGCACGGAGCGAAACcgaagaggagcggcggatcaggaaggaaaaaaagcgTGCGCAACGTGAGGCCCAGAAGCCGCaagagacggcggcagcagccacagctgcCTCTGCACCTCCTATTACCGAGGCAACCTCTCCCAAAACGAAACCGTCGAAGGAAGAGCGCCGCGCAGCCAGAGAGAAGGATCGCCGTAGAAAGGATAACGCGGTTGGCGATGGTAATGGAAAGCCGATTGTCAAGGTCAGCCCtgccgacgacgaggacgcagcactgctgcacgcGATAGAAGCGGAGAACGAAGCTGTCGTGGCACAGAGCGTCACGAGCAGCCGCAATTTTGCCGTAGCCGAGCTCAAGCAGGCGAtggaagaaaaggagcggAAACGGCTCGAGTCAGTCGAGGAGCGGGCGCTGCGAAAGCGCGCGGAGCGGgaagagcgccgccgcctccgtcacgccgtcgccgccgctgccggcaccgCGGAGGGGAAGACCTGCGACGATGAGGTCGGCGCGTCGGCgaccggtgctgctggccagGTGGGACCGAGCCCGGTGACCGCGTTCGATCCGagtgagctgcagcggcaggcttATCGTGCGCAGTTCCAGAAGGATCTGGCGCGagccacggcgctgcgccgcatggTCGACTttgacagcagcggcggtgttgTGTTGGACCTTGCACCGCAGAGTGCCTACGATCTGTACATACGGGACTTTGGCCAAGGCGGTCGCGAGCAGGTTGGTGTGCAGGCGCCGcctgaggaggagcgactgGATGCTAGCACCCAGGCGGAGCGGGGCAAACTGCGGGTACGTGGGACACAGGCTCCGGATGATCTCGGTCTCTGCccagaagaagaggcagagcggcAATTCTTTCAGCTGCGGCGCAaggcgatgctgcgcagcggcaaggaCGGAGGTGGCGCCGTGGCTGCAGGCGACGGTGAAGACGAGGCGGATGGcgaggagggtggggaggtGGCTGACAAGCcggctgcaggtgctgtTGGTAAGAAGACTCGCTTGGTGGacgcggcactgctggagcGCTTCCTCACCAGCACACTTCCGGTGATGATTGCGGTGCTCGATGAGAACAGCACTACGCCAccaggtgctgcggtggctgcagctgccgcgtcaGTAGAGGGTTCGAAGCCGAAGGCCTCGACATCGTTCTCATCCTCGTATACCACCTTCTGCTGGCGTGGCACGCGCAACCGTCCagtggtgcaggtgctggtGAACCCCTCCAACCCCCGTCAGCTCATTGCCCTACACGGAGCCATTGATGAAACTGGGCCGTCTCCGAGGCTCGACACATTCCTTtccgtgctgctgttgtggagTGTACATGACGCTGCCACGCCGGAGCGGGTGCTCGTCTCCTGCTCTGCTGTCACGTGCATGTGCGCCAGCCCCTCAcgcccccacctcctctacggcggcactgctgagGGAAGCGTGTGCACCTGGAACCTTCTCGAGCCAGACCGCCTGCACCTCTCCGCCGGCCGCTACGAGCGAGTTGTCTTCCACCTGCCCTCCTACAACACGGGCTGGCAGGTGGGCGGTCACGCCGCTCCAGTGCGACAGGTGTGCGTTGCGGGGTACAACACCACTGCACCCGCCACCCGAAAGGAAGGGCAGTACGAGCAGCTTGTCTCGATGGACGACACCGGTGCTATGTGCTACTGGGCACTGACGGAGAAGCGCGACCCATTGGAGATGaacagcggcggccccggcgctgctgctgcggccagCCTCAGTCTGCACGACAGTGATTACGGTCTACACCCTGGCAGCGGTGTGAGCCTGCACCTCTCCAAGGGCTCAACAGCGgcgactgccgccgccagcgctgagGTGCAGCAACAAGACGAGGATGGTGACACAGCGGTGACCTACAGTGCCAGCGTTGTGGGTGGTTTCGATTTCTTGCCTTCTGACCGTTCCCAATGCATCCTGACCGCCCCGCACGGCGTTGTTCGGTGCAGTCGCATTGGCGGAatcgcgtcgccgtcgctgtacggcccctcctgcagcaccagccaccTGCCGTACGCTTTGGCGTCAAGAGAGCACTTCAACTGCGTGAAGGCGGTTGCCGTGCCGTGTTGTCTGCAGTACAGCGTTTTGGACCCACGGTGGTTTGTGGTGGGCTACGAGGACGGCACCGTACGACTCTACCTTCACCACaaggcagcgccgcaggtgacggtggaggtgggcaACAATCCTATTGTCGCCGtccgctgcagtggcgcgaTACCGTGGGTGGTATGGGCACTGGACGAGAGCGGCGAGTTGCACCTGATCGATTTCGCCTACCACCGCCGGCAGACACCGCGTCTCTCGCACACGCTGACGCAGCCGGACACCGGCTTGTGTACCTGCATCGACCTGTCATCCAAGAGCGAGAAGGCAGATCAGCACTTCCTCGTGGCGGGGTTTGAGAAGGGTATGGTGCAGGTGCACTCCGTTGAtgtggagaagctgcgcgtGGCTCATTCGGAGCGCGACGAGCAATGGATCTGA
- a CDS encoding hypothetical protein (TriTrypDB/GeneDB-style sysID: LpmP.18.1460), translating into MRVCGSHHTPQTSVLESEAALSTAKRSRRRLTPVLAPPPLTPSPGTDAARDGASLAIRDARWSAIANLLPEDGTPLSIAVLRASLPESIAQELSTSQVGLARCFKQNYATASRYVALTTDATALVRAVVPHGKSSAVASVSLWSPEHQHAAFTNCKESSVVAFSSAVSDIADGSYVPPPADYDASLDAEPWLVTISLDEGEETRSEGEYCESGDVEEGELEPSTGTAAALAAATGLQEVPYSGLDGASGLAVTQGHGAGLQLHNLNLERLYDAPAPPTAIIKPKPSTAAQLPRPAGAVCKERPSRPSTPAQWLALHTAMAEARGWITPMQMLDYLVECVPTFFIPIEELRPSDAILKLVGARTSMRTLVCRVYMYFVERSEDKMQVRLAPTVKHAQRGAANVHYPEWIRETVTEHEQRGADATPSEASAPADAGTDTAANPGDRQGSATYRTTRSGGAVLQSSDTTRAFPVMRVRRPIKSLLCARSFKSLSATVRTTASPEALPTAMRLSSPGRQADASTGTRGGSTLTIHKGDCGVIALSSVPTGEIGYPFLALATQPADAWPWWAKLLCVLPFDTYVPLGHLCIHYCPGLAPDHVHRAWRATDASLPPTTSTDNTHTPIPLSLLRAPTTSRKVRLRPFWLSPGCTAELESTVMPAGLVKQLRPAWLSVSRVLAKLTPEAREESFALALRRPSAAGLSAEEALVMVLRDCGRGCWVQEDGAKVRQYAASSALDDHFHASLSLLYGFSSAHAWEPLPTVLDRAAEHVRSLFAHSQAPPLASPNTVGLIGMLRQAPPAELKAFLTRHAQWLQVKATDGSETSDGAAAQLLVRRRAALVSF; encoded by the coding sequence ATGCGTGTATGCGGCAGTCATCACACGCCGCAGACAAGCGTGCTTGAATCTGAGGCGGCGCTGTCCACGGCAAAGCGATCGCGGCGCCGCTTAACACCTGTTCtagcacctcccccccttacTCCATCGCCAGGCACTGACGCTGCCCGCGACGGCGCGTCTTTGGCCATCAGGGATGCACGGTGGTCAGCCATTGCGAATCTCTTGCCAGAGGATGGCACCCCACTTTCGATCGCTGTGCTGCGTGCATCGCTACCGGAGTCGATTGCGCAAGAGCTGTCCACTAGTCAAGTGGGTCTGGCTCGGTGCTTCAAGCAGAACTACGCCACGGCCAGTCGTTATGTGGCTCTCACGACGGATGCAACGGCGCTAGTTCGAGCTGTGGTGCCGCACGGGAAGAGCTCCGCCGTCGCCTCGGTTTCATTGTGGTCGCCGGAGCACCAACATGCAGCTTTCACCAACTGCAAGGAGTCTTCGGTGGTGGCCTTTTCCTCTGCCGTGTCCGACATTGCTGATGGCTCGTACGTCCCTCCGCCGGCGGACTACGACGCATCGCTAGATGCAGAGCCTTGGCTGGTAACGATTTCGCTAGACGAGGGCGAGGAGACAAGGTCGGAGGGGGAGTATTGTGAGTCAGGCGatgtggaggaaggggagctGGAGCccagcaccggcaccgcagctgcgctggcggctgcgACTGGGCTTCAAGAAGTACCATACAGTGGCCTCGATGGTGCTAGTGGGCTGGCAGTGACGCAGGGCCATGGGGCAGGCTTGCAGCTGCACAACTTGAACCTCGAGCGGCTGTATGACgccccagcgccgccgacggcgATCATCAAGCCAAAACCTTcgactgcagcgcagctACCACGccctgctggtgcggtgTGCAAGGAGCGTCCCTCTCGCCCGTCGACGCCAGCCCAGTGGCTCGCTTTGCACACCGCCATGGCCGAGGCACGTGGCTGGATCACGCCGATGCAGATGCTGGATTACCTGGTCGAGTGCGTACCCACCTTTTTCATCCCCatagaggagctgcggccgTCCGACGCCATCCTGAAGCTCGTtggcgcacgcacgagcaTGCGCACGCTGGTTTGTCGGGTCTACATGTACTTTGTGGAGAGGTCGGAGGATAAGATGCAGGTCCGACTGGCGCCGACCGTCAAGCACGCACAGCGCGGAGCAGCCAACGTGCATTACCCAGAATGGATACGGGAGACGGTGACCGAGCATGAGCAACGTGGCGCCGATGCAACGCCGAGCGAAGCATCAGCACCAGCGGACGCCGGcaccgacaccgccgccaacCCAGGGGACCGCCAAGGCAGTGCTACTTACCGTACCACCcgaagcggcggtgctgtgctgcagtcCAGTGACACGACGAGGGCCTTCCCGGTGATGCGTGTGCGAAGGCCAATCAAAAGCCTCCTTTGCGCGAGATCGTTCAAGTCTCTCTCCGCTACTGTGAGGACAACTGCGTCTCCGGAAGCCCTGCCTACTGCTATGCGGCTGAGTTCCCCTGGTAGACAAGCAGATGCCAGCACAGGTACAAGAGGGGGCTCCACTCTCACCATCCACAAAGGCGACTGTGGCGTTATCGCGTTGTCTTCCGTGCCGACTGGCGAGATCGGCTACCCCTTTCTGGCGTTGGCCACACAGCCAGCCGACGCGTGGCCGTGGTGGGCGAAgctgctgtgcgtgctgcCATTTGACACGTACGTGCCGCTGGGCCACCTCTGCATCCACTACTGTCCTGGCCTCGCGCCCGACCACGTCCATCGCGCGTGGAGAGCCACGGACGCGTCCCTTCCGCCGACAACATCAACtgacaacacacacacgccgatCCCGCTCTCGTTGCTTCGTGCGCCGACGACATCTCGCAAGGTGCGATTGCGACCCTTCTGGCTCTCACCAGGCTGCACGGCAGAGCTGGAGAGCACGGTGATGCCGGCAGGCCtcgtgaagcagctgcgcccaGCGTGGCTGTCGGTCTCCCGTGTGCTAGCCAAGCTCACCCCTGAGGCGCGAGAAGAGAGCTTTGCCTTGGCCCTTCGTCGCCCTTCCGCTGCTGGTCTATCCGCCGAAGAAGCGCTCGTGATGGTACTGCGTGACTGCGGCCGTGGCTGCTGGGTGCAAGAGGACGGTGCAAAGGTTCGTCAGTATGCGGCTTCCAGCGCGCTGGATGACCACTTCCACGCATCGCTCTCACTGCTGTACGGCTTCAGCTCCGCACATGCGTGGGAGCCACTGCCGACGGTGTTGGACCGCGCGGCAGAGCACGTacgctctctcttcgcacATTCACAAGCGCCCCCACTGGCGTCGCCGAACACGGTTGGATTGATTGGTATGCTACGCcaagcgccgcctgcagagCTCAAAGCATTTCTCACGCGGCATGCGCAGTGGCTGCAAGTGAAGGCGACTGACGGCAGTGAGACGAGCGACGGGGCGGCGGCCCAGCTGCTTGTACGTAGGCGGGCGGCTCTGGTCTCATTctga
- a CDS encoding chaperone protein DNAj, putative (TriTrypDB/GeneDB-style sysID: LpmP.18.1450), with protein MSAVACLWSHTEWTPYAVLRVSPSATIEDIRAAFRRMALLTHPDKAKVKATTTPSANSGETAPCTAPPVSFLVVKEASEVLLDPCLRAAYDAAHSHVLEREVGAVSDTYYLEDDFTCVMIDGGEDDGQCVHVYLRECRCGGMYEVRLIPVVPTGSGGDEDVPISSSTYTVRCQCDSCSLVVEVVV; from the coding sequence ATGTCTGCAGTAGCGTGCTTGTGGAGCCACACGGAGTGGACGCCGtacgcggtgctgcgcgtgtcGCCGTCAGCCACCATCGAGGACATCCGGGCCGCTTTCAGACGCATGGCGCTGCTCACGCACCCCGACAAGGCAAAGGTTaaggcgacgacgacgccaagTGCGAATAGCGGTGAGACGGCGCCGTGTACGGCACCTCCTGTCTCATTCCTcgtggtgaaggaggcgtCGGAAGTTTTGCTTGACCCGTGCTTGCGGGCCGCCTACGATGCCGCCCATTCTCATGTGTTGGAGCGCGAGGTCGGCGCTGTCAGTGATACCTACTATCTTGAGGATGACTTTACTTGCGTAATGATTGACGGTGGCGAAGACGATGGGcagtgcgtgcatgtgtacCTGCGCGAgtgtcgctgcggtggcatGTATGAGGTCAGGCTGATTCCCGTGGTGCCGACCGGGAgtggcggtgacgaggaTGTCCCCATTTCCTCCTCAACTTACACGGTGAGGTGCCAGTGTGATTCGTGTTCACtcgtggtggaggtggtagTGTAG
- a CDS encoding hypothetical protein (TriTrypDB/GeneDB-style sysID: LpmP.18.1430) — translation MLCLRRCGAFIKRTHVKLSCGTQDDVRALLHGSYPSCVARHVSTAAAAGGNAVSGAGDDRPACSPSSAVAGASEIPKKFIYAPRLRYTAPWRSKSITDFLVCQNGVALSIAHTYHNPDTDITVTLIPLRHFAHPEFFKQVDDLCSQHESVLVEGRTPLSGAPYSTMVPPRERLKCTRPVEHEDDEGWEPREVESFFQPFSWGVMDSPSHTVLHAADKYDYEKLPWWCSVRFNTPVLGSLAREQHCLNMIYPLRENMYKSFAIPWGAAHMPVFHEMLLDNGFETVGMCSLLMLNCVDGMISEGEFSKMERWQRQRACRVWYLYGLGLVLLWWLAYAHLTVEYRSGPQEM, via the coding sequence ATGCTTTGTcttcgtcgctgcggcgccttCATCAAGCGTACGCATGTGAAACTTTCATGCGGTACGCAAGAcgacgtgcgtgcgctgtTGCACGGAAGCTACCCGTCGTGCGTCGCTCGCCAcgtctccactgctgctgctgccggtggtAATGCGgtcagcggcgccggtgatGACCGCCCAGCGTGTTCCCCATCGTCAGCCGTGGCAGGTGCTTCAGAGATACCCAAGAAGTTTATCTACGCACCACGACTCCGCTACACAGCCCCATGGCGCAGCAAGTCGATCACAGACTTCCTCGTCTGCCAGAACGGAGTAGCCCTATCGATCGCCCACACGTACCACAACCCAGACACCGATATCACCGTCACCCTCATCCCACTCCGACATTTTGCCCACCCCGAATTCTTCAAGCAGGTAGACGACTTATGCAGCCAACACGAGTCGGTGTTGGTGGAGGGCCGCACCCCTCTCAGTGGTGCTCCCTACTCCACAATGGTACCACCACGGGAGCGGCTCAAGTGCACGCGGCCCGTCGAGcacgaggacgacgagggcTGGGAGCCACGCGAGGTCGAGAGCTTCTTTCAGCCCTTTTCATGGGGCGTCATGGACTCGCCAAGCCACACAGTGTTGCACGCAGCGGATAAGTACGACTACGAGAagctgccgtggtggtgctctgTGCGCTTCAACACACCTGTGCTCGGCAGTCTTGCTcgcgagcagcactgccttAACATGATCTACCCTCTCCGTGAGAATATGTACAAGTCCTTTGCCATCCCCTGGGGGGCCGCCCACATGCCAGTATTTCACGAGATGCTGCTCGACAACGGGTTTGAGACTGTGGGGATGTGTTCTCTTCTCATGCTGAACTGCGTTGACGGCATGATCAGCGAGGGTGAGTTCAGCAAGATGGAGCGttggcagcgccagcgcgctTGTCGTGTGTGGTACCTGTACGGTCTCGGCCTCGTTTTGCTGTGGTGGCTCGCCTACGCGCACCTCACTGTCGAGTACCGCAGTGGACCACAGGAGATGTGA
- a CDS encoding P-type H+-ATPase, putative (TriTrypDB/GeneDB-style sysID: LpmP.18.1470) — MGLNGSEKDAAAFEENPTSPLDAEMPPQKPQRRQSVLSKAVSEHDVNATGPMGDLLPPSKGLTTEEAEELLAKYGRNELPEKRTPSWLIYVRGLWGPMPAALWIAIIIEFALENWPDGAILLAIQIANATIGWFETIKAGDAVAALKNSLKPTATVYRDSKWQQIDAALLVPGDLVKLASGSAVPADCSINEGVIDVDEAALTGESLPVTMGPEHMPKMGSNVVRGEVEGTVQYTGTLTFFGKTAALLQSVESDLGNIHVILARVMIALCAISFVLCMCCFIYLLARFYESFRRALQFAVVVLVVSIPIALEIVVTTTLAVGSKHLSKHKIIVTKLSAIEMMSGVNMLCSDKTGTLTLNKMEIQEQCFTFEEGSDLHSTLVLAALAAKWREPPRDALDTMVLGAADLDECDNYEQLSFLPFDPTTKRTAATLVDRRTGEKFDVTKGAPHVILQMVYNQDEINDEVVDIIDSLAARGVRCLSVAKTDQQGRWHMAGILTFLDPPRPDTKDTIRRSKEYGVDVKMITGDHLLIAKEMCRMLNLDPNILTADKLPQIKDANDLPADLGEKYGDMMLSVGGFAQVFPEHKFMIVETLRQRGFTCAMTGDGVNDAPALKRADVGIAVHGATDAARAAADMVLTEPGLSVVVEAMLVSREVFQRMLSFLTYRISATLQLVCFFFIACFSLTPKSYGSMDPHFQFFHLPVLMFMLITLLNDGCLMTIGYDHVVPSERPQKWNLPVVFVSASILAAVACGSSLMLLWIGLEAYSSLYYPNSWFRHLGLAQLPQGKLVTMMYLKISISDFLTLFSSRTGGHFFFYMAPSPILLCGALISLFVSTMAASFWHKSSPDGVLTEGLAWGQTNSERLLPLWVWIYCIVWWFVQDIVKVLAHICMHAVDLFGCVSDTEGSGAVKPYSDGVEEAVGLPHDKK, encoded by the coding sequence ATGGGGCTAAACGGGTCTGAgaaggacgccgccgcgttCGAGGAGAACCCCACGAGCCCGCTCGATGCAGAGATGCCCCCGCagaagccgcagcgccgtcagtCTGTGCTGTCGAAGGCTGTGAGCGAACACGATGTGAACGCGACAGGTCCTATGGGGGacctgctgccgccgtcgaaGGGCCTAAcaacggaggaggcggaggagctgctggcgaagtACGGGCGCAACGAGCTGCCGGAGAAGAGGACGCCGAGCTGGCTGATCTACGTGCGCGGCCTGTGGGGCCCGATGCCTGCTGCGCTGTGGATTGCGATCATCATCGAGTTTGCCCTGGAGAACTGGCCGGACGGCGCCATTCTGTTGGCTATTCAGATCGCGAACGCAACGATTGGGTGGTTCGAGACGATCAAAGccggcgacgccgtcgctgccctGAAGAACTCGCTGAAGCCAACTGCGACTGTGTACCGCGACTCGAAGTGGCAGCAGATCGATGCTGCACTGCTGGTGCCTGGCGACCTTGTGAAGCTCGCTTCCGGCTCCGCGGTGCCTGCGGACTGCAGCATCAACGAGGGCGTGATCGACGTGGACGAGGCTGCGCTGACAGGCGAGTCGCTGCCTGTAACGATGGGCCCGGAGCACATGCCGAAGATGGGGTCGAACGTTGTGCGCGGCGAAGTGGAGGGCACGGTGCAGTACACCGGCACGCTGACGTTCTTCGGCAAGaccgctgcactgctgcagtcCGTAGAGTCGGACCTGGGCAACATCCACGTGATTCTTGCCCGCGTGATGATTGCGCTGTGCGCCATCTCGTTTGTGCTGTGCATGTGCTGCTTCATCTACCTGCTGGCGCGGTTCTACGAGTCGTTCCGCCGCGCGCTGCAGttcgcggtggtggtgctggtcgTGTCGATCCCGATTGCGCTGGAGATTgtggtgacgacgacgcttGCGGTTGGGTCCAAGCACCTGTCGAAGCACAAAATCATCGTGACGAAGCTGTCGGCGATCGAGATGATGTCCGGCGTGAACATGCTGTGCTCTGACAAGACGGGCACACTGACGCTGAACAAGATGGAGATCCAGGAGCAGTGCTTCACGTtcgaggagggcagcgatCTGCACTCGACGTTGGTGCTAGCGGCGCTTGCTGCGAAGTGGCGCGAGCCGCCGCGCGATGCGCTGGACACGATGGTGCTGGGCGCGGCGGACCTGGACGAGTGCGACAACTACGAGCAGCTGAGCTTCTTGCCGTTCGACCCGACGACGAAGCGCACTGCGGCGACGCTTGTGGACCGGCGCACCGGCGAGAAGTTCGACGTGACGAAGGGCGCGCCGCACGTGATTCTGCAGATGGTGTACAACCAGGATGAGATCAACGACGAGGTGGTGGACATCATCGACAGCCTCGCTGCGCGCGGTGTCCGGTGCCTCTCCGTGGCGAAGACGGATCAGCAGGGTCGCTGGCACATGGCCGGCATCCTGACGTTTCTGGACCCGCCGCGCCCGGACACAAAGGATACGATCCGTCGCAGCAAGGAGTACGGCGTGGACGTGAAGATGATCACCGGCGACCACTTGCTGATCGCAAAGGAGATGTGCCGCATGCTGAACCTTGACCCGAACATCCTGACGGCGGACAAGCTGCCGCAGATCAAGGACGCGAACGACCTGCCGGCCGACCTTGGCGAGAAGTACGGCGACATGATGCTGTCTGTCGGCGGGTTCGCGCAGGTGTTCCCGGAGCACAAGTTCATGATTGTGGAgacgctgcgccagcgcggGTTCACGTGCGCGATGACGGGCGACGGTGTGAACGACGCGCCCGCGCTGAAGCGCGCCGACGTGGGTATTGCGGTGCACGGTGCGACGGAcgctgcgcgcgctgcggcagacaTGGTACTGACGGAGCCCGGTCTGAGCGTGGTAGTGGAGGCGATGCTTGTGTCACGTGAGGTGTTCCAGCGCATGCTGTCGTTTCTGACGTACCGTATCtctgcgacgctgcagctcgtgtgcttcttcttcatCGCGTGCTTCAGCCTGACACCGAAGAGCTACGGCAGCATGGACCCGCACTTCCAATTCTTCCACCTGCCCGTGCTGATGTTCATGCTGATCACGCTGCTGAACGACGGCTGCCTGATGACGATTGGCTACGACCACGTGGTTCCGTCGGAGCGGCCGCAGAAGTGGAACCTGCCGGTGGTGTTCGTGAGCGCGTCAATTCTGGCTGCGGTCGCGTGCGGGTCGTCGCTGATGCTTCTGTGGATCGGCCTGGAGGCCTACAGCTCTCTCTACTACCCGAACTCGTGGTTCCGCCACCTtggcctcgcgcagctgccgcagggCAAGCTCGTGACGATGATGTACCTGAAGATCTCGATTTCGGACTTCCTGACGCTCTTCTCGTCGCGCACGGGTGGCCACTTCTTCTTCTACATGGCACCAAGCCCGATCCTGCTCTGCGGCGCGCTCATCTCGCTATTCGTGTCGACGATGGCTGCGTCGTTCTGGCACAAGTCGAGCCCGGATGGTGTGCTGACGGAGGGTCTCGCGTGGGGCCAGACGAACTCGGAGAggctgttgccgctgtgggtgtggatCTACTGCATTGTGTGGTGGTTCGTGCAGGACATCGTGAAGGTCTTGGCGCACATCTGCATGCACGCCGTTGATCtgtttgggtgtgtgtcaGACACTGAGGGCTCCGGGGCGGTCAAGCCGTACAGCGacggtgtggaggaggctgtGGGTTTACCCCACGATAAGAAGTAG
- a CDS encoding NADH:ubiquinone oxidoreductase 78 Kd subunit-like protein (TriTrypDB/GeneDB-style sysID: LpmP.18.1440): MKRCVNTVLGHLPLASAALTPSPLSTPSLWAARRSFKSDGTPYNTEMTDIAHGSTYNRRAAVNTAAEQVAAGQYAENKPRAIMFVNKRPVEIIPQEENVLEVLEREGITMPKFCYHPILSVAGNCRMCMVQVDGTQNIIVACSTVALPGMSIITDSRLVRDAREGNVELILINHPNDCPICEQATNCDLQNVSMNYGTDIPRYREDKKAVEDFYFDPQTRVVLNRCIHCTRCIRFLNEHAQDFNLGQIGRGGLSEISTFLDELEVKTDNNMPVSQLCPVGKLYMGDADENNKILRELEAAEATA, from the coding sequence aTGAAGCGCTGTGTGAATACGGTGCTTGGCCACCTGCCGCTGGCATCGGCCGCTCTCACCCCTTCCCCGCTCTCCACACCGTCTCTGTGGGCCGCGCGTCGCTCTTTCAAATCGGATGGGACACCGTACAACACGGAAATGACGGACATCGCACACGGGAGCACGTACAACCGTCGCGCAGCGGTCaacactgctgctgagcaggtTGCGGCGGGCCAGTACGCCGAAAACAAGCCGCGCGCAATCATGTTTGTCAATAAGCGACCGGTTGAGATCATTCCGCAAGAGGAGAACGTGTTAGAGGTGCTGGAGCGAGAGGGCATCACCATGCCGAAGTTTTGCTACCACCCCATCCTCTCCGTCGCCGGTAACTGCCGTATGTGCATGGTGCAGGTCGACGGCACTCAGAACATCATCGTCGCATGCTCCACCGTAGCGTTACCTGGTATGTCGATCATCACTGACAGCCGTCTCGTGCGCGACGCCCGTGAGGGTAACGTGGAGCTCATCCTCATCAACCACCCGAACGACTGTCCGATTTGCGAGCAGGCCACGAACTGTGATCTGCAGAATGTGAGTATGAACTACGGCACCGACATCCCGCGCTACCGCGAGGACAAGAAAGCCGTTGAGGACTTCTACTTTGACCCGCAGACGCGTGTTGTGCTGAACCGCTGCATCCACTGCACCCGGTGCATCCGCTTCCTGAACGAGCACGCACAGGACTTCAACCTTGGCCAGATTGGCCGAGGTGGTCTGAGTGAGATTTCGACCTTCCTCGACGAGCTAGAGGTCAAGACGGACAACAACATGCCTGTCTCTCAGCTTTGCCCTGTCGGCAAGCTGTACATGGGCGACGCGGATGAGAACAACAAAATTCTGCGCGAGctcgaggcggcagaggccACGGCGTGA